From one Conexivisphaerales archaeon genomic stretch:
- a CDS encoding phosphoribosyltransferase family protein — MTGYREKKTGSRHRVRKQEADEYSYVQSVLDRLRVLKNTMSYAELSSKSGVDSTLLCRYVTGKVRPSLSRCILLEEKLLSTKDFQERLREKILIKQNGYLDLHELLCDSDALRWISGLVRSHFKNMKIDRVLTAASSGIALATSVALMTGASVVYATHTKTSGPGSYFESEIPSTNPSEIFSLYLPVSWLKKGDRILLVDDVATSGRTMVGLVNIVEKAGCELMGIFVLVSMANEWKAKIEQRFGREIKTFVLFDLAKESILQV; from the coding sequence TTGACCGGCTATAGAGAGAAGAAAACAGGTTCAAGACACAGAGTGAGAAAGCAAGAGGCTGATGAGTATAGTTACGTCCAATCGGTTCTTGACAGGCTCAGGGTACTGAAGAATACTATGAGTTATGCAGAACTATCATCGAAGAGTGGAGTAGACTCTACTTTGCTATGCAGATATGTAACGGGCAAGGTGCGTCCTTCATTGAGTAGATGTATTCTGCTCGAAGAAAAACTGCTATCCACGAAGGATTTTCAGGAAAGACTTCGTGAAAAGATACTAATCAAACAGAATGGATACCTAGATCTACATGAATTACTCTGCGATTCAGATGCTCTTAGATGGATCTCTGGACTTGTCAGAAGTCACTTTAAAAACATGAAAATAGACAGAGTGCTTACTGCAGCATCATCTGGCATTGCTTTGGCCACTTCGGTAGCCCTTATGACAGGAGCATCTGTAGTATATGCTACCCATACAAAGACCTCAGGGCCGGGAAGTTATTTTGAATCAGAAATACCCTCGACCAACCCATCAGAGATCTTTTCACTCTATCTTCCTGTGTCATGGTTGAAGAAGGGTGATAGAATATTACTGGTGGACGACGTAGCAACGTCTGGTAGAACGATGGTCGGATTGGTCAACATAGTGGAAAAGGCAGGTTGCGAGCTGATGGGAATTTTTGTACTTGTATCGATGGCTAACGAATGGAAAGCGAAAATCGAACAACGCTTCGGAAGGGAAATCAAGACGTTTGTTCTGTTCGATCTAGCTAAAGAATCTATACTACAAGTCTAG
- a CDS encoding uracil-DNA glycosylase, which translates to MDIELQKLENDIVTCTLCPRLVSFREGVKPKAKFRDQAYWRKPVPGFGDPNAWLLIIGLAPAAHGGNRTGRVFTGDESGNFLIHALYKTGFANQPYSISKNDGLKLKGCYLTAAVKCVPPENKPTRTEELNCKIFLERELCLLHRVKAVLTLGGFAFEAYLRLVKNKSLVEQKYEFHHGVSYKMPGMPTLYASYHPTPRNTHTGTLTQKMLIDLLNRIKKENIPE; encoded by the coding sequence TTGGACATCGAACTACAGAAACTGGAAAACGATATAGTTACATGCACACTATGTCCACGACTAGTTTCTTTCAGAGAAGGCGTCAAACCAAAGGCCAAATTCAGGGATCAAGCGTACTGGAGAAAACCGGTTCCAGGATTTGGTGATCCTAACGCATGGCTTTTAATTATTGGTCTAGCTCCAGCTGCTCATGGAGGAAACAGAACTGGCAGAGTCTTCACGGGTGACGAATCCGGAAATTTTCTGATACATGCATTATACAAAACCGGTTTTGCTAACCAACCATATTCTATTTCCAAAAATGATGGCCTTAAACTCAAAGGCTGTTATTTAACGGCAGCCGTCAAATGTGTTCCTCCTGAAAACAAGCCTACTAGAACAGAAGAGCTTAACTGTAAAATATTTCTGGAAAGAGAGCTTTGCCTGCTTCATCGTGTGAAAGCCGTCCTTACGCTAGGCGGGTTTGCGTTTGAGGCTTATCTACGTTTGGTAAAGAACAAATCGTTAGTAGAACAAAAGTACGAGTTTCATCATGGAGTCTCGTACAAAATGCCAGGAATGCCAACATTGTATGCATCCTATCATCCAACGCCCCGCAACACTCACACAGGAACATTAACCCAGAAGATGCTTATTGATTTATTGAACAGAATCAAGAAAGAAAACATCCCAGAGTAG
- a CDS encoding cob(I)yrinic acid a,c-diamide adenosyltransferase — protein sequence MLRNRNFKIHNIPHVIRSEAEITAKAKPFSGTGDRGDTATAAGRVPKDSKIVEVLGSIDELVSFIGLARSMLSGHNDVDKILENIQRKLFVYAAVLHGMPGHEITQEDVDWVEKITVDIDSKLPPLKRFILPSGSQASAAVHVARTVCRRAERSVVALSKEKTLPPSALPFINRLSSLLFVLARYINYKDMHQEEYV from the coding sequence ATGCTTAGGAATAGGAATTTTAAGATCCACAATATACCCCATGTCATAAGGAGTGAGGCTGAAATAACAGCGAAAGCAAAGCCGTTTTCAGGAACTGGAGATCGTGGGGATACTGCCACAGCTGCTGGACGGGTGCCTAAAGACTCCAAGATAGTCGAAGTACTGGGGTCAATCGATGAACTGGTTTCTTTTATAGGCCTGGCCAGGTCCATGTTAAGCGGCCATAACGATGTTGATAAAATTTTGGAAAACATCCAGAGAAAACTCTTTGTATATGCTGCAGTATTGCATGGAATGCCCGGTCATGAAATTACACAAGAAGATGTCGATTGGGTCGAGAAAATTACTGTAGATATTGATTCGAAGCTACCACCACTGAAGCGATTCATTCTACCATCAGGAAGCCAAGCCTCAGCAGCAGTTCACGTGGCTCGTACAGTTTGTAGAAGGGCAGAAAGAAGTGTTGTGGCTCTAAGCAAAGAAAAAACATTACCCCCATCAGCTTTACCTTTTATCAACAGACTTTCGAGTCTATTGTTCGTTCTTGCTAGATACATAAATTATAAAGACATGCACCAAGAAGAATATGTGTAG
- a CDS encoding ribosomal protein L13e: MSSDSKKTKEKKTKKGILTKEKRTIKSKPSIVKVPAKVHSIVQTLRKGRKIERQGRGFSLYELRQAGLSIAQARKLGLRIDPRRKTEYQQNIKHIKSTITRSATAA, encoded by the coding sequence ATGAGTTCAGATTCGAAAAAAACCAAAGAAAAGAAAACCAAAAAGGGAATTCTGACGAAGGAAAAGAGAACCATCAAAAGTAAACCGTCAATTGTTAAAGTACCTGCCAAGGTTCACAGCATCGTACAAACTCTCAGGAAAGGAAGAAAGATAGAAAGGCAGGGTAGGGGCTTTTCACTATATGAGTTAAGACAAGCAGGGCTGAGCATCGCTCAAGCAAGGAAGTTGGGTTTAAGAATAGACCCACGCCGTAAGACAGAATATCAACAAAACATCAAACACATAAAGTCTACAATCACAAGGTCAGCTACCGCTGCGTAG